Proteins from one Gibbsiella quercinecans genomic window:
- the tagF gene encoding type VI secretion system-associated protein TagF, translating into MMSNEHPLSAHIGWYGKIPVAGDFLQRRLPDAVINHWAHWFHNGLANLQRSLPDSANQVFSSAPVWNFAVPATLGVPYVQLGCLLPARDRVGRHYPICALRLFTPEQWRNPQLNHAAQWYQQLGYTLLNGVRNGYSAEQIDRALLAIPALPAPPPESESDILAIIGDPSPERPGLGWQQAADCFDPAQYTSFWWTNQADGHPLYTHVHSGNLTVQLFALLFELNGWARAGRRGQYPQMFD; encoded by the coding sequence ATGATGAGTAACGAACATCCCCTGAGCGCGCATATCGGCTGGTACGGCAAAATCCCGGTCGCCGGCGATTTTTTACAGCGCCGCCTGCCCGATGCGGTGATCAACCACTGGGCGCACTGGTTTCATAACGGCTTGGCAAACCTGCAGCGCAGCCTGCCGGATAGCGCCAACCAGGTATTCAGCAGCGCCCCGGTATGGAATTTCGCCGTCCCGGCAACGCTGGGCGTCCCCTATGTGCAACTGGGCTGCCTGCTGCCGGCGCGTGACCGCGTTGGCCGCCATTATCCGATCTGCGCGCTGCGCCTTTTCACCCCGGAACAGTGGCGTAATCCGCAGTTGAATCACGCGGCGCAGTGGTACCAGCAACTGGGCTATACCTTGCTGAACGGTGTGCGCAACGGCTACTCCGCGGAACAGATTGATCGGGCGCTGCTGGCGATCCCGGCATTGCCGGCCCCGCCGCCGGAAAGCGAATCCGATATTTTGGCGATCATCGGCGATCCTTCACCGGAGAGGCCGGGGTTGGGCTGGCAACAGGCTGCCGATTGTTTTGACCCTGCGCAGTACACCAGCTTCTGGTGGACCAACCAAGCGGACGGCCACCCGCTTTATACCCACGTGCACAGCGGTAACCTGACGGTGCAACTGTTTGCGCTCCTGTTTGAACTCAACGGTTGGGCGCGCGCCGGCCGTCGCGGGCAATACCCGCAAATGTTTGATTAA